From the Neoarius graeffei isolate fNeoGra1 chromosome 1, fNeoGra1.pri, whole genome shotgun sequence genome, one window contains:
- the LOC132890981 gene encoding UAP56-interacting factor-like isoform X1 yields MNKSSCNAEGPDKVDMSLDDIIRLNKKQKVALRKQRLGVRGRLAPGRRTGAPLHRGGGVNKLFRRRGQGVITGLAARKAALLKGVSPLNRPALNRANLNKRGPNRAPAKRSSALYQRTRPFVSQRRTYAQADPRKAPGRISNGPFRLRRKWNAPPVNEVQREARQATFLSRRGLKVRAHVQKSTPIQAPRRTQRTRPWRTPLNSSGILTVSIDNPGARTQPEPAHSWSLHPPTVIPPSQKTAPEPERKTPKGVALQFDINSVGKQQTAMTLNERFRILKLKRMAAVQQNARGGRFVTVG; encoded by the exons ATGAATAAATCAAGCTGTAATGCAGAAGGACCGGATAAAGTTGACATGTCTCTTG ATGATATTATCCGGTTAAACAAGAAGCAGAAGGTGGCACTGAGGAAGCAGAGGCTCGGTGTTCGAGGTCGATTAGCACCAGGGAGACGAACAGGAGCGCCGCTGCACCGGG GAGGAGGGGTGAATAAGCTGTTCAGGCGGCGCGGACAGGGCGTCATCACCGGCCTTGCAGCGAGGAAGGCAGCCCTGCTGAAAGGCGTCAGTCCGTTAAACCGACCTGCGCTGAACCGAGCCAACCTCAACAAACGCGGCCCTAACCGAGCCCCTGCAAAACGCTCCTCCGCTCTCTATCAG AGAACGCGGCCGTTTGTTTCGCAGAGGCGGACGTACGCGCAGGCGGACCCTCGGAAAGCTCCGGGACGCATCTCTAATGGACCCTTCAGGCTGCGCAGGAAATG GAACGCTCCTCCGGTGAACGAGGTGCAGAGGGAAGCCCGCCAGGCCACGTTCCTCTCCAGAAGAGGCTTAAAG GTTCGTGCGCACGTGCAGAAATCGACACCAATCCAAGCACCTCGGAGAACACAGAGAACCCGACC GTGGCGCACTCCTCTAAACAGCAGTGGCATTCTCACCGTGTCGATAGATAACCCCGGAGCCAGAACTCAGCCTGA ACCTGCCCACTCGTGgtcgctccacccacccacagtgATCCCGCCCAGTCAGAAGACAGCACCGGAGCCTGAGAGGAAAACGCCCAAAGGGGTGGCACTGCAGTTCGACATCAACAGCGTGGGAAAACAG CAGACGGCCATGACGCTTAACGAGCGCTTCCGCATCCTGAAGCTGAAGCGCATGGCAGCGGTGCAGCAGAACGCCAGAGGTGGCCGGTTCGTCACCGTGGGCTAG
- the LOC132890981 gene encoding UAP56-interacting factor-like isoform X2 — MNKSSCNAEGPDKVDMSLDDIIRLNKKQKVALRKQRLGVRGRLAPGRRTGAPLHRGGGVNKLFRRRGQGVITGLAARKAALLKGVSPLNRPALNRANLNKRGPNRAPAKRSSALYQRTRPFVSQRRTYAQADPRKAPGRISNGPFRLRRKWNAPPVNEVQREARQATFLSRRGLKVRAHVQKSTPIQAPRRTQRTRPWRTPLNSSGILTVSIDNPGARTQPEPAHSWSLHPPTVIPPSQKTAPEPERKTPKGVALQFDINSVGKQTAMTLNERFRILKLKRMAAVQQNARGGRFVTVG; from the exons ATGAATAAATCAAGCTGTAATGCAGAAGGACCGGATAAAGTTGACATGTCTCTTG ATGATATTATCCGGTTAAACAAGAAGCAGAAGGTGGCACTGAGGAAGCAGAGGCTCGGTGTTCGAGGTCGATTAGCACCAGGGAGACGAACAGGAGCGCCGCTGCACCGGG GAGGAGGGGTGAATAAGCTGTTCAGGCGGCGCGGACAGGGCGTCATCACCGGCCTTGCAGCGAGGAAGGCAGCCCTGCTGAAAGGCGTCAGTCCGTTAAACCGACCTGCGCTGAACCGAGCCAACCTCAACAAACGCGGCCCTAACCGAGCCCCTGCAAAACGCTCCTCCGCTCTCTATCAG AGAACGCGGCCGTTTGTTTCGCAGAGGCGGACGTACGCGCAGGCGGACCCTCGGAAAGCTCCGGGACGCATCTCTAATGGACCCTTCAGGCTGCGCAGGAAATG GAACGCTCCTCCGGTGAACGAGGTGCAGAGGGAAGCCCGCCAGGCCACGTTCCTCTCCAGAAGAGGCTTAAAG GTTCGTGCGCACGTGCAGAAATCGACACCAATCCAAGCACCTCGGAGAACACAGAGAACCCGACC GTGGCGCACTCCTCTAAACAGCAGTGGCATTCTCACCGTGTCGATAGATAACCCCGGAGCCAGAACTCAGCCTGA ACCTGCCCACTCGTGgtcgctccacccacccacagtgATCCCGCCCAGTCAGAAGACAGCACCGGAGCCTGAGAGGAAAACGCCCAAAGGGGTGGCACTGCAGTTCGACATCAACAGCGTGGGAAAACAG ACGGCCATGACGCTTAACGAGCGCTTCCGCATCCTGAAGCTGAAGCGCATGGCAGCGGTGCAGCAGAACGCCAGAGGTGGCCGGTTCGTCACCGTGGGCTAG